The following DNA comes from Pomacea canaliculata isolate SZHN2017 linkage group LG10, ASM307304v1, whole genome shotgun sequence.
AGTCTTTAGTCATTTCAGTATTTACTAACAGACAGACAAGTGTACCTATAAATCTAGTACAGTAATCTCGATGCTGAAACCAGTTTTCAGTTCACACAGGGTCAATTCTAAGAACATGCACCTGGTTATTACCTGCATACAATCACAACTATTCATGTCTGCTTCCcagtaaacatttaatattgCATGTACACATATTGGTGACATCTGTTCTGGCAAGCATTCAGTTCCATGCATGAACAAATAACAATGAAGCAGAAAGCCCAAGATGATCAGGAGCCAGAATGCCTATTCACATGAGAGATTGCAAGAGATAAGATTTTGTTTCACATGTAATGAATGCTTTGTTTTCATACACAGTTTttgagaagagagaaaaactagTTCCAGCTTACACCTTTGCTTAACATTTTATTCAATGACATATCTGTTCATATAGTATATGCAAAGAATAAAGTGTCAAAGTTTCAACAAGTCTACATGGAAACAGATATGCTAGGATAACTCTACATGCACtctggtaaaaataaaaaaaatgtcctcgCTCTCCTTAGCACACATGCAGAACACAAATTAGTTTGAAATATTGAGTAAATATTCTGAAAattccatctttaaaaaaattaatatgatCTTATGTTCATTGTTGAATGGTACAAGAGCAGAACTGATTTTACTCTTGCCTTGATACATTTTTGAAGAACGAACTGtgttttgctttcctttcaACCCAGCACACCACGAGCTGCTTATGTACTGTGTTTCTTGCCCTATGAGGTTGGTTTTATGTTCCACACAGAGTGAAGCTGGAACAAACCAGTAGTAATGAAAAAATccaatgacaaatattttcccatctaaatgattttaaatgacACCTCTTCtccaaagacaagacatttttcaaaGCAATCTCTAAACAGTTAATAGTCCTGTAAGGAAAATTCTATTCATAAATTCTAACTGCaaatgaaattgaaataatatgTGTGCCTACAACTTATTCCCACAGTAGCCTTTTCCATCCCTGCAAAGTTGTACCATTACTCAACTCCCTCTGAATAAACAGTTGCAGCTGACACCTGTCACAGATTTCCTGGTTCTCGGCCAACTAAGTTTTCCCACATCTGAGATTTTACAGCGGCGGATGAAATTTCTGGCATTATATtataaaacctttattttttaactgtatcATCAAACTGCtccaaataatttaaaaatgataagATTAAAATTCAAACTGTTCAAAGAATTAAAACTTCTGAAATGACCTCACACAAAACTATCAGTTCTTTAACTTTTCCTCATGATTTTCCGTTTCAATCTTTTAATGCATCTAGTACTTCAGCAGTAACACAGTTTCAATCTGTGACTGTTACACGTTACATCTTGCTCATTGCAAACTGATGACTTACAAAAGAAGACGACGGTTTATCAATGCAAATGAGTAACAAAACGGTAAGCAGCCATTACTTTGTTCTGTTGGCTCATACCAGTTCtcacaaatcacaaaaactTGGATAATaggttaaaaacaaatgtatcaCATTgtctccccctacccccaatCCCTCATCTTTCCTTTGATGCATCCAACAGTTTAAAGCTGAACTTTGACCTATCAAATGTTACCATCCCTAGTAAAAGTATAGCAATTAACTTATACAAAATACTTGGCAAATATCCAAAGCAACAGATCACCTTAAATGTGATCCAAGATCTCTGTTATGCAGATGGAAAACTTATTTGCGCCGGAAAACTAAAGGTCTACAGCAACATAATCATGGCAGTGTAAATAGAATgtagcattaaaaataaaaaatcccaAACTTGCAATTTGTAATATTCTGAGTTGATCAAGACAGATGATCAGGACCTTGGAGGAAATGCCAGATAGATTAAGTTCAAAATAGTCTGAGCTAAAAAGCTGCCACTTTTTTTGGTTGTGTCCATTGCTGCATCTGGAACAGCATTTTATCCtccaatattttgtttttaaaaataaactgtcttATTTGTTCACTCGTCGTATGTTCTGCCAAGGACCTCAAAGGGTAGGCCAGCAGATGCGTGTAACACTGAAGTGATCAACTATGTAACACTGTCACTACCACAGACTTGCCAGGCTTATCTCCAACTATAGGACTTGATGCTAGTAGTTAGCTGAAGGTCTGCATTCCTCAACAGGAGGTTTTGATTTTTGCAGGCTTGGCTTTGTGCAGTTGGTATTTCCTCACAAATCAGATGATTAGATAACTGAACTGCATTGCGAATGACCATCTTTGCTCAAGTAGCTGCTGGTCACAAGACCTGGCTAGCTGCACTCTGGCTGAGGTAGATGACTGCACCTACAAAGTTGACACCAGCTGCGATGACAAAGACAGGGAACCACCGACCATGAGACTGTGTGACAAGCTCTGCTGTCAAAGGGCCGCACATTATTCCCGGAATAGTGGCCTGTTGAAGACATTAACATTATACTGAGCCCAAATGTTGCACTTGTTTTAGCATACTAAACAGAAGTATTCCTGATTAAGCTACTTCAATTGAAATTACCACACATTAACTAGGTAAAAAATAGTGAACAAAAGCTTCTGTACCATGGGGATAATCATCAGCAGGAGGATGTAATCAAAGCATAGTAAAATTTATGCCTTTTTCCTGAGAAGAAAACTTTACCCATACAATGTTCACAGCCTAAGTGTttagttaaataaaaactaaagcaCAGCTTGCTAAAAGCCCTACCATTTCATGACCTTCAAGgtaatgcaaaaacaaaaagcttaaTTTAAAAGATGCATATCTGTTTCCAGAGGCCTACAATATTTAATCTTGCCAATAAAGAACTGTTTACCTACATTTTCAAATCCTTATACTGAAGTCCTTAATCATCAGAAAATGACCTgcaatgtaataataaaaaagtaaacacaccAATACATGGACTCACCAGAGTGTTAGAGATCGCAAAAGTGATGCCTGCATGATTTGGGGCCACCTCTGGGTGATTGCTCAAGTGACCTGATGAGTTGCAGGCACTTAGCCCCaaggagagagaaacaaagctgaaacaagacaaagacataCTAGGCTCCACTGatgtaaattgtaaattaaGAGAAGCACAAAGTTTTGAACTGGATGTTGGGTGCACATAATACAAAAGAGCATCATGCCACGCAAAATTACAATTTGCACATCACAATTTTCCAGTGTCAAGAAGCAAAATGTTTACCAAATACACTCACACATGGACATTTGCTCACAAGCACCCACATACATCATATGCACACATTCAGTTACACACCCATACTTCTATCATCCTatcaccaaaaaaacaaaacaacaacaaacaaacaaaacaaacttacaaaacAGCTAGAGGCAAATTATTGACAGCactgaaaaaaagtatgaaCAGGCCAGGACCCAGAAGTCCTACAGATGTCATCAGTCGTCTTACTGACAACACTGTCCATTTGTGAGCAATTAATGAGTCCGCAAAGTGTCCAGCagctgtgaaaagaaaaactgcctATTAGAATACTGTGTACAATTGTGAATACCTTCTACAAGTAGCTTAGCTATCGTCTCTTCTATCTGCTCTGTCACTGTTAGCAAACTGGTTGTTTCAATGTACATACTGCTTTTCCTGAAAGCTATCAAGATCATTAACTTTGATGACACACTGCTtaacttgtaaattttttggATAATCATGAAGGCTAAGAGCAGGAAGATGATACAATCAGTTTCAATTCATTTAAAACGATTCACAgcaaatatgaaaagtaaaaatcGGGTACTCTGAACAGCAACTTAACCACAGTGAGCAGCTTAAATATAGCCCTGCCTCCTTTTTGGTACAGTCCTACAAATTTTAAGTGGGCAGCTTCATATATTGTGTTCTCTTCCTATTATCAAAGAATACACACCCTTTCAATAACATGCTTATAATGTTTCTCATTTCCAATTCCCCACCACCTtctgtaagtttgtttttaataaatcatCAAGAACCCACTCATGCTTCTAAGTAGAGTTTAAAAGAGCCAAAGACTTTTGTTTTGCCCATGAGATGATGGCAAGATAGTGTGATAAAACTGATTACAAATCTCTCTCTTCTTAACTGCAAAAATTGTGAGATTTCTTGCCACAGTATTAAGAAGTTTATAACTGCgttaaaaaaaggcaaaaaccAAGAGAGAAACAAGGCATACATACCCACTCCAACAAGCGAATTCATGATGTAAGGCACAGCAGTAAACATAATGTGACTATTACTGGCACCCAGACTGCGTGTCAGGTAAGTTGGCAGCCACTGCATGATGATGTAATTGGACCAGTTCATTGAGAAGTGGGCCAGATACACAGACCACAATGGCCAGTGACAGACAAATTCTGTCCACCTCACATTTGTGTTGTTCACCTAAAATATTACATGAAAAAATAGTCACCATCCTCACTACCTTGTCTAAGTAGTTTTTATTATATCCAATGGACACTGTTCTTAGCTTATATCTCACTAAATATTGTTAGTTatacatttaatgttttttatagCAGACAGACGGATGGGTAAATCTTCTTCTTACAACATGAATCcatatagttttaaaatacatgcaCCCATGTTGGTAACATGGGTAATCTTTAACATTTCTACTTCTTGTGGCTAATCGCCCCCTGAtagagcatagggccacacCTACACCACGCCAAATTGTGTTACATTTGCGGTTTCTGTGGCATTCTGtgcagggtggggttgctagccccatgcccaaccctcctccttcatacggtcttgggaccggcaggttacccggggATTTTCTACGTgaaatttttaacatatttagCAGAATGAGACTTACTTGGCATTGTgagagaaatgaaatttttgaGTAACTGAGAGAAAGtgcatatattttctgtttcattatGATGTAAAGTTCTATTCTGCTAATTTTACAAATatactattttaatttttagctgttttaatattttcttgccATATACATACCTTGGGAGGTTCTACAAACTCCTCCTCTAAATCAAGAGTGCTTCGCTTCTCTGTATACATCATGAGCCATACAAGCAGCCAAAGCAAGCCTCCTATCCCAAAAACGTAGAACATCCACTGCCAGGGTAGGTGAGGGCACAACTGAAGACAGAAGTCAAATAAGCTGTAGGTGCATatcataaaacaaattaaagtgcTTTAAACAGCACAGTAAAACACTTTGTCGGCCTCACTGAAGTCATTTAATACATTCCATTCTTGaaagttaaacaaaattaaacctCTGTAATTCCAAAATACTTCaatctcttgttttattttcatttttctaaagaaaaatatatgcatacacagaGAGTGGCATCAACTTACCACTGCAGCCACAGTCTGCCCTATTGAACCAAAAGCCACCAGGTACCCAAATGCTCTAGAACGTTCCTCTCCAGGAATGGCATGGGAAAATATGTGGAATATAGTTGGAAGACCTGTAAAATTGTTTGCATGCTTGCTTTAGAAAAACTGCTGTTAAATATGTATTTAGAAAAGGAGTGGGCTTTAACAGATCTGGTTCTCTGTAATTATGTCTGATCATAGCATTGTCTACgtaagaaacacaaacacacacataaaattacTGGCAAAACTGATTTGTTGGTATTCTACATCTAATGTTGCTtgaaggaaataattttttttattgaaacagGTCAACCACAGTGGGCCAAAACATTCTTTGAAGTTCTCTGccataggtatatatatatttcagaagTTTGAGTACACATAGTATAAAATCCCTGCAATCATAAGAAATTTGTTGCATGTTTTAACAGACTTGTCACTCCAAACTAGACCTCAAGAGTAGTAAGGAAATCTGGGAAACTTTGGATCTGTCAAGTGTTTGCATCAACTGACAGTAGAAAGCTacacaattaaagaaaaaagaaataaagaccaGTTAGCATTGGATCATCCTGAAGTATATGTTTACAAAagagacataaataaataatgtgaagCATAAATATGAGCATGTGAATGCCTAAATTATACCCAATGATAAATAAAGCGTTAAACTTcattgagaaatatttcatatttcaattaatacaaaatccattaaaattatgtaattttcAGTCCATATttaagaaaacatgaaattttatttcagaggGCAATTGGAGACAGTAGATGCAAAGCAGGTAACTAACAAAGTATGCATTTTATTATCAGgtaccaattaaaaaaatcttaactaCTTCTTATATTCTCAAAGATATCCcttgaagcaaagaaaagaaattcttaTCTCTAAGAGTCTTAGTCTTAATAAGACTGCCTACAACTTAAATGAGCATATTTTGAACTATAACTTATGGACATTATATAGAATACATATATGGTTATAATGCACAGACATTGTATACAATGTAGATATGGATATTGCATGTAATGCATGGATAGTTATTGTATGTAAGGCATGGATAGATACTGTATATAGGGCATGGACAGAGATTGTATTCTCAATATTCAACTTTGGAATAGTGAAAGCTGCTAAGCCATACTATTATCCTTTCCAATGTATTAGCCAGATCCCAAAGCAGCTACCACTGACTCTACTTGTTCTCTCCCTTATCTTTTCATGCATTGACTAGTGGAACTTTCTTCTTGCTGGCCTTCCAGATTCTTCCGAAATCCATAAATCCAATAATGTTCAAAACATTGCTATCCATCTCATTTTctgtaagaagaaaaatgatcaCCCCGTTCTTCTTCTTACTGCACTCCACTTGCTTCCATTTTCTAAATGCATTCAAGATAAAGTCAACATCCTCTGTTATAAGTGTGTCAATGGCTTTGCCCCTACACTTGGCCTTTTCTGTATCTTACCTACAACGAATTGCCACTCATATTTGCcagaaacattttctctcttctttcaaaatctctcttaaaacttttttttcctcccacagtgcatgcatgtgtgtgtgtgtgtcagagacaTATAAGTTCTTGTATGTGTATGGCAGGAGCTGCTGTAGTAAGAATGGGCACTTTAAAACCACCTTTTATCTTCCAGCCTACGTGCATAGAAACcagatatatttcatttttctgcatCTCTTTTGTGCACTACATGTTTTTGCTACAAATTAACCAAAACACTTACCAACACCCTCTCCAAGGCCTAAAAGAACTCGAGAGAAAATGAGCGCATGTATGGAATGTGCCCACAATGGTACCACAATGGTTGACAATGACCACAACAACACAGCAATTGTTAGCACACGCTTGCCTCCATATCGCTTTGCAGCACTTCCACCAATCACCTACACAAATATACAAGACCCAGTAAAAGATtttcaaacaagaaattaatgcTATGGCATCAACAATCATatgcaaataataaagaaagattattctCTCTCATCtgatttctcttttcctcttacACCATTAACAACGAAATCAACATTACTGGTTAGTTATGTTAATGAAAAGCACTGATGAGTGATCTACACTTCCAACCCTGGAagataaaacaatgaaatttcGCTTGATCCTGAAATTGGATGATTGGCGTTAAAAGCAAGATTTTTGTACAAtccaaaaactaaataaaaacagattaatTATAACCATCAATCAGTAACCCCTTTCATAATATTAACGACTCACCTGGCTACTCATATACCCGACTGCAAAGGAGGAAAGTACCCATCCCTGGCCGTGCAGATCCCATTTGAACTCATCAGCCATCGGAACAATAGCTATCGGCATAATGACCCGATCCGCCGAATTGATGAAATTGGCCATCGAGCAGAGTGCAATAATGCGTGATGGTTTAGTCagcatgttttaaaataattgttgaaaCAAATGACGAGAAACGGAGTACTTGTTCGTTAATATCGTGAGTTGAAATTTTAACTGGTCCTTCTAAACAGACATAAGCTGCTATCGGACACTCACTCATCCCATTACACTTGTCAAGCTTTtgacaacaagaaaaatgaagcatTCACATACACTAGACATCTGTCAGCATCTTGGCAAAACTATGATTAGACTCTTAACTTCTTCTCTACTTGACCGACGTGGCAAAAGTATCGGCGACGCCATTTTCTAACAAGTTAGCAACAAAATACTAGCACCATTATTCGtctggttttatttctttcacctTTATGTTTGAACgatacataatattttattaccagCAAAATTTgagataacaaaataatattttgtccCTTTGGTGGATTATTGTCGTTTCGTGAAATTGTTTAGGACGCAAGAGGTAATTTTCTATCGGATATAATGATTGGCGTATACTTTTCAGTCGGTCCAATAAGACTACAGATGCCATTTTAAATTCTTCAGTAGTCACACATTGTTATTTCTTCGAAAAAGACAAGTATAGTAAAAGTGTTCAGCTAAATTCAAGTCAATACCAAACAAACCTTTTGTTCACGTAGCCACAAGGGAAATGACACTCTACAAATTCTATCATTATTTATTAAGAAGCTTTCCCAACAAGGGCAGGGCACTGATCGAATTATTAGACTTGCAGAAGTCCGGCAGGTACGTCCTTTCTGTAATCATTTCGTGGTGACTGAAGGTATAATTTCAACGGGAAATGAAAGGCGTTTTATGGTTAACCTTAAATCCATTAAAATCTTTTGCTGTAGCGTCTATTTTCTTAAATTCCTTGGTCTGGAATCAATGTCTTGCTTTAATTACTATGCCTTGGATGCAGCCTGGGCGGGTTCTGCCAGGCGAactaatatatacatgtataggcAGTCGCTTGTAGGGTACAGAGAGGGGACGCAAGAAtgcccttttttttaaaaagcgatGAAAAGTGTTGGGGAAAAACATCATTTTCATAGAATGACATTTGCAAGAAACGTTTCCTCCATTTGTGGATTGACCACCCGATCGCGTTTCTCTGTACATGCATTAATACATGAAAGCGCCATCATCTGAGGGCATGTGAAGGTGCCGCGGTTGAAGTAATCAGCGGTGAAGTGGCGGGTAAGCCTGACGAGAGGGGATGGGGACAggtggtgtacccgggcccgcggctgtgaagggggcctGGCCTTGAtcagtggattttgttttcttctttttcttttaaagaaagattggCACAACATTCTTCACTCTGGGGATTTCTTTATGGAtcctttaaatgtcatttttcttcatttaccaaccactcacgtgtaaactaCTCTATgctcaagtagtgatgtagatccaaGTGCACTCGTCTTAATGTTTGCTGTCGACgtttctgaatgaaatgtagatattgacaatcgacATAGATTACAATTATAAGGGACCCTGAGAAATCGTCTACTCCTTGGTCCGTGCTGGCAACGCGTgggtttgtttagttttgttgttgttgttgttgttgttgttgttgttgttgttgttgttgtttatgatAACTGTTTTATACTCAATATTTGTTTCACTTTGAATCAGAGGACCCTTCGCTAATGTCACGATCTCATTGTCAGTTCATTAGCTCTTCATCGGTATCTTATCGTGTAATTAAGTGAATCAATTACGTTAGTTGATGGTAGAATTACACAGGAATGTAGCATTTCTCGTGAAGTATCTAAAGTTAAACACTGTACGGTTTGAAGATATTTAATATGGCGTCCAACTAGAGACAAAAACGTTTTCAGTTGAAACGAAATCAATCATTAAAATTAGGCAACATTAAGACCACAGTAAAACAGTCGTTGAATATTTCCTTAACGAACAGCAACTTCTTgcgattaagaaaaaaaaaatctggattTTTTTGAGTACCTATTTCtgagttttgctttttttaaaaaaaaaacaaccctaatAAACCAGTTATTCTTAGTCCCTACTGGATGTATAAAGCTATTGTAAAGTTAAATTCACAAAACAATCGCTTTTATAAAGcgaaaagaaagtgttttttttttttaaaagggaaacACTCGTGAACTGTTTTATACTCAATATTTGTTTCACTTTCAATCAGAGGACACTTAGATAATGTCACGATCTCATTGTCAGTTCATTAGAGTATTAAAGCGTtcagtaaacaaacatcaagtTGGAGTCTTATTAAGTAATGCCTAAGATTGAAGGGAGAAGAATTTTTAAGCCGAGGTCTACAGTAGAAGAGAAAGCAGgatggaacaaaaaaaaaaaaaaaaacaacaaaaaacttagCGATACCAGCATCACCTTCACGTCGTCCGTCCGAAATCAAGGATTCATCGTTACTTCAGACAGTACCCGATaaaaacaagttacagctgtcagtttGCCTATTGTGAGCTAtgtaagatcagcgccatccgcCACATTCTCTGTAAACGCGCTGCGGCCATTCTTGTCTGTGCGTTTTGTCCATCTTTTActtgattattaatttttaattaattgctTGCATGCACGCTGTCCCGCTCGTACCTTATTATCTTAACCGCAGAGTTGTCTACCTCCTCTTACTTTATGTCAGACAGAGGTAAAATGTTCATGGAGAAATAAATGCAGGTTTGTCTGCCACAAATGTTTTTCTGCACTCGCACGTTCTTCATCGGTATCTTATCGTGTAATTAAGTGAATCAGTTACGTTAGTTGATGGTAGAATTACACAGGAGATTTAGCATTTCTCGTGAAGTATCTAAACACTGTACGGTTTGAAGATATTTAATATGGCGTCCAACTAGAGGCAAAAACGTTTTCAGTTGAAACGAAATCAATCATTAAAATTAGGCAACATTAAGGCCACATTAAAACAGTCGTTGAATATTTTCTTAACCAACAGCAACTTGTTGCGATTAAGAATAAAATCTGGATCTTTTTTGAGTGCCTATTTCTGagttttggtgtttttctttaaactaaTAAACCGGTCATTCTTAGTCCCTACTGGATGTCTAAAGCTACTGTAAAGTTAAATTCAAAAAACAATCGCATTTTAGTTTGACGTagcttttttaaagtgaaaagaaagttgtttttttttaaaagggaaacACGCGTGAAGAATCCGCGTCGCCGTTTTGGCGAATGAAAGGAACAGATTCATAAATCTCAACTGCTTCGAGAATTAGATCTAGACTCGCACGGATGCGTAGTAACGGTTTAAAGCTTATTCTTCTTTATTAAAAAGTCTAGTTAAATATCATTTTCCTTCAAATTGTTGGTAAAAGTATTATCTGTTTGCAAGCGGTCAGACGCGCTTTCTGCCATCGCTGATGATGGAATGTAGAAAGCAGCGTGctactctctccttctctcacactGATCAGctgttttttaaactaaaaatgatTAATGGGAACTAATAAAATGATCTTGACACTATAAACTAAGCTGATATAGGTGGTTTTATTAGTGAACGATATTTCATCGTGAAACGGCTTGCAAACAACTCTCTCGAATAATAGCACTGTCAGGGAGTTAGGATCAATCTTAGTCAATGTAATTAGATCATGATTTGTTTGGTTTATCTATCTACAgttatttataatgtaaaatataataataattatctctTTTATTGTCATACTAAAACTATGTTTCTGTCCCTTTTTAGACATCAACAATAGACAGcatattattttgtacttttgacTACATTGAAAGTCCGTTTCAACCGTTTGACAAACGCATTGGGAGATCTGAGATCTCTTACACTTTCATTCCCCGAAGGCTGCCCTGCATATCTTGTACAAAACTTCGCTGCACAAGTGGTACTTAGGGCTAGGAAACGAGATCATGTCACTCCTCGCCTTCGTTTTCTTCTCTGGCTACCCATCCACTCgcgcattcagtacaaactgtccgtgcaaagttttaatttctttgcaggctccagCCCTGACTACCTGAACTTCTTCCCTCCCACTACCCACATCTCGGTCAGACAATTACGCTCTGTATCTGATGACCGTATGCGAACTTTCCATGTCATCATAACTACAATATAtcgacacatttttttaaaaactacagcCCATTATATTAAGTCTTTTACAGTTTACATCTATTTTCACCAGTCACATTAAGCCATGAACTGGGTTTGCTTCTGAAGTTAAGATAATAAGAACCCCTCGTCCTTTTTCCCCATCTTCCTTAAAAATAGTGTTTAATACATGATGTACACAAGTCCAGGTATAAAAGCATTTTAGTGATGGATTAAATTATAGCTCATAAGATTTACTCCTAACATAATGAAAACacaatctctctccctctttggATGTGATTCTCCCCTTGGTCACAATAAAATATGCTGTCACAGGATTTTTACTTACTGTGCATCAAAACATTGgcgctttcttctttttttgataTCCACCACGTACCCACAATTGAATAGTATAAACGTGCATTAAAACAATCAGTTCCACAACCATTTCGTAACAGAAGTCTACACTATGCTAGTCCATGTTGTAACcctttctgtcagttttttcGTCTATTGAATAGCCCTCTTCCTCCGCATATTCTCAAAACTCTCAACTCTTGctgtttcttccttccttcctttctttctttctttctttctttctttctttctttctttctttctttctttctttctttctttcgccctttctttctttctttctttcgccctttctttctttctttctttcgccctttctttctttctttctttctttctttctttctttctttctttctttctttctttctttctttctttctttctttctttctttcgttcgccCTTGGTCTGTTACATGGCGAAACATTTGAGTAAAGGTCGCCAGTACAACGAGGATAGGGTGTCGTGCGTTCACATATTCTCTgggcactatttttttttttttttttttttgcaaccaTTTGCAGGATCGGAACTGTGCCGTTATGGGGTTAGTTGCTAGTTTGTCGTCGcaaaaacatcatcaccatAATTTCTACATCCACGATCTATTTTCTCCTGCTGACAGTATCATCCCACCCGATCAATACTCATACAACCAACAACTGATGACGGcaacaacaatagtaataaaTCCCTCATTGAATATGTTTCATCATCTGTGGCAGGTAGTTCAGCCTATGCGAGTTCCTTGCTTTCTAAATGGTCGTCAAAGTTGCGCGTGAACGAGAAGATGGACGACGAGAATACAGAGTCACTAGGGCTCCTTAGCCAGGTGAAGCTGTTGTTGTGGAAGAACTTCCTGCTACTGACGCGCAGGCCTTGCTTGACCATCGCCGAGATAATACTACCGATGCTGGGAGCTGTGATTATGAACCTTTTTCGAGaggta
Coding sequences within:
- the LOC112574034 gene encoding sialin-like, whose amino-acid sequence is MLTKPSRIIALCSMANFINSADRVIMPIAIVPMADEFKWDLHGQGWVLSSFAVGYMSSQVIGGSAAKRYGGKRVLTIAVLLWSLSTIVVPLWAHSIHALIFSRVLLGLGEGVGLPTIFHIFSHAIPGEERSRAFGYLVAFGSIGQTVAAVLCPHLPWQWMFYVFGIGGLLWLLVWLMMYTEKRSTLDLEEEFVEPPKVNNTNVRWTEFVCHWPLWSVYLAHFSMNWSNYIIMQWLPTYLTRSLGASNSHIMFTAVPYIMNSLVGVAAGHFADSLIAHKWTVLSVRRLMTSVGLLGPGLFILFFSAVNNLPLAVFFVSLSLGLSACNSSGHLSNHPEVAPNHAGITFAISNTLATIPGIMCGPLTAELVTQSHGRWFPVFVIAAGVNFVGAVIYLSQSAASQVL